A single genomic interval of Prunus dulcis chromosome 5, ALMONDv2, whole genome shotgun sequence harbors:
- the LOC117628892 gene encoding uncharacterized protein LOC117628892 has translation MAKRAKNTDLRNQIEKIVRGYKPQTPAELALEAAKRICKSPFTEDILKAKKPVKFTQPKFKLFEGSALIWFRQLKPRSIGGFTQLCEMFISQYICNQKRRKDVMILFSTKQSTGESLKDYLRCFTEEMSTLEECDSHTASLAFREGVIPGTKMHRSLVKTPPVDMREVMARADGIIRLEEEELTQSKRAISTIVIPKPPSKKKVEMKRYSLRQEPSNGPRQSRPFTRLTVSLAKLFHENKGKDIFRTPSAIRESPEKRDRNKMCAHHNDFGHTTDECRSLRYQVEAMLRKGMLSQYRTEPENRANE, from the exons ATGGCGAAGAGGGCAAAGAACACTGATTTGCGCAATCAGATCGAGAAGATTGTCAGAGGGTACAAGCCGCAAACACCCGCAGAACTAGCTTTGGAGGCGGCGAAACGAATTTGCAAGTCGCCATTCACGGAAGACATCCTGAAAGCCAAGAAGCCAGTTAAGTTCACCCAACCTAAGTTTAAGCTGTTCGAGG GATCGGCCCTGATCTGGTTTAGACAGCTGAAACCAAGGTCTATTGGCGGTTTCACCCAACTATGTGAAATGTTCATATCTCAGTACATTTGCAATCAAAAGAGGAGAAAAGATGTCATGATCCTATTTAGTACAAAGCAAAGTACTGGAGAAAGCCTTAAAGACTACTTGAGGTGTTTTACGGAGGAAATGTCTACTCTTGAGGAGTGCGATTCTCATACTGCTTCATTGGCATTTCGCGAGGGGGTCATACCTGGAACAAAGATGCACAGGTCTCTAGTGAAGACCCCACCGGTGGATATGAGGGAAGTAATGGCCCGAGCGGATGGAATCATCAgactagaagaagaagagctcaCCCAGTCAAAACGAGCCATTTCCACCATTGTGATCCCAAAGCCTCCATCGAAGAAAAAGGTGGAGATGAAGCGATATTCCTTGAGACAAGAGCCTAGTAACGGACCTAGGCAAAGCCGACCCTTCACCAGGCTCACGGTGAGTTTAGCCAAACTTTTTCACGAGAACAAGGGCAAAGATATATTTCGAACGCCGTCTGCGATCCGCGAATCCCCAGAAAAGCGAGACAGGAACAAGATGTGCGCCCATCATAACGACTTTGGACATACTACTGATGAGTGTCGAAGTCTCAGGTACCAGGTAGAGGCAATGTTGAGAAAAGGAATGTTATCCCAGTACCGCACTGAACCTGAGAATAGGGCAAATGAATAG